The Mycobacteriales bacterium genomic interval TACGCCGCCCCGGCCTCGGCATCCGACCCGGCCCGCTCCAGCAGATGGGCGCGGACGGCGGCCAGCCGGTGGTGCCCGGCCAGCTCGGGCAGGTCGTCCAGCAGCGCCAGGCCGGCCTCCGGCCCGTCCACCATCGCGACCGCGACGGCCGAGTTGAGCGTGACCATCGGGTTCGGCGCGACCTCGGCCAGCAGCCGGTAGAGCGCGACGACCTGCGGCCAGTCGGTGTCCTCGTCGCGCGCCGCCTCCGCGTGCGTGGCCGCGATCGCCGCCTGCAGCTGGTACGGGCCGAGCCGCCGGGTCGTCGCCAGCGTCTGTTCGACCAGCGCGACCCCCTCGGCGATGAGGGCCCGGTCCCAGCATTCGCGGTCCTGCTCGGACAGCGGTACGAGCCGCCCGTCCGCGTCGGTCCGGGCCGCGCGGCGCGAGTCGGTGAGCAGCATGAGCGCGAGCAGCCCGGCGATCTCGGGGTCCTTCGGCAGCTGGTCGCGCAGCAGCCGGGTCAGCCGGATCGCCTCCGCGGTCAGCTCGGCGCGCTGCAGGTCCGGGCCGGAGGAGGCGGCGTACCCCTCGTTGAAGACGAGGTAGAGCACCTGCTCGACCACCCGCAGCCGGTCCGGGAGCACGTCCGGCGGCGGCAGCACGAACCGGTCGCCGCGGATGGCCTTCTTGGCCCGGCTGATCCGCTGGGCCATCGTCGGCTCCGGGACCAGGAACGCGGCCGCGATCTCGGCCGTGGTCAGCCCGCCGACGGCGCGCAGGGTGAGCGCGAGCTGCGACGGGGCCGAGAGCGCGGGGTGGCAGCAGAGCAGGAGCAGCGTGAGGGTGTCGTCGGCGGCCGGGGCCTCGGCCGGGTCCGGCTCCTGGCGGGCGGCGGTCACCTCCCGGCGGCGGCGGGCGCTCTCCGACCGCCAGCCGTCGGTCAGCCGTCGCGTCGCGACGGTCAGCAACCACCCCCGCGGATTCCCCGGCGGGACGGTCCAGGCGGTCGCCGCCTCCAGGAGGGCGTCCTGGACCGCGTCCTCGCAGGCGTCGAACTGCCCGTACCGGCGGGCGAGCACGCCGAGGACCTGCGGCGCCAGCTCGCGCAGCAGGTCCTCGACGGCCCGGTCGGCGCTCACATCTCCAGCCCGGCGTCCTCCATGACCGCCCGCACCTCGACCCCGCCGTACGCGGCCTCCGGCATCATCGCCGCGATCTCCGCCGCCCGCTCCGGCGTCTCCGCGTCGACCACGTAGAAACCGGCCAGGTACTCCTTGGCCTCCAGGTACGGCCCGTCGGTCACCACCGGCGCGGCCGCGACCGGCGTCCGCACGACCCGGGCCTGGGACGGGTCGGTCAGCGCGGCGAACCCGACCAGCTCCCCGGTCTCCTTCAGCGCGGCCTGGAACGGCACGTGCGCGCCGACCATCGCGTCGAGCTCCTCGGCCGGGAGCGTCTCGAACAGGGCCGGGTTGTTGTGGATGATCAACAAGTACTTCATCGCCGTCTCCTCTCGCCGCCGCCCCGGACGGGCACCGGCGCCCCCTGGTCGGAGCCGACGACGCTACCTCGACATCCGGTGTCGAGAATTCGGGATCGACTCCGACCAGGGGCAGAATCCGCCGGGCACTCGAAGGAGAACGACGATGCAGACGATCACCTCCGCCGACGGCCCCCCCTCGCGGTCGACCAGGTCGGCTCCGGGCCCGCGGTGGTCCTGGTCGGCGGCGCCTTCAACGACCGCGGCACGGTCGCCGGGCTGGCCGCGGCGCTGGCCCCGGACCGGACCGGCTGGACGTACGACCGGCGCGGCCGGGGCGGCAGTGGACCGCTGGGTCCGTGGCCCGGTCCCGAGGAGGCCGCCCGGCGCGAGATCGAGGACCTGGCCGCGGTGGTCGCCGCCGCCGGCGACGACGTCGCCGTGATCGGGCACTCCTCCGGGGCGATCCTGGCCTTGGAGGCCGCGGTCGCGGGGATCGCCGGGTCGCCGGACTACCCGGGAATGCTCGCGCTCGCGCCGACCCTCGCGTACGACGCCGCGATCTGCGGTCCGGGCGCGGCGCTGGATCCCGCCCGGCTGGCCCGGATCGCCGAGCCGGCGCTGGTGCTGGACGGCGGCTACTGCCCGGAGTGGATGCGGGCCGGCGCGGTCGCGGCGGCCAAGGCGATCCCGGGCGCGATCTACGAGACCGTGCCGGGCGAGGACCACGCGATCCTGCAGCGGCCGGAGGTCTTCGCCGCCGCGCTGCGTCAGTCCAGCGTGACGTAGTCCGGGCCGGAGTACGCCCCGGTGCGCTCCTTCTGCCGCTGCAGGATCAGGTCGTTGAGCAGGCTGGACGCCCCGAACCGGAACAGGTCCGGGTCCAGCCACTCTGGCCCGGCGACCTCGTTGACCTGCACCAGGTAACGCACGGCCTCCTTGGCCGTCCGGATCCCGCCGGCCAGCTTGACCCCGCGGCGCTCGCCGGTGGCCAGCGCGTAGTCGCGGACCGCCTCCAGCATCACCAGCGAGACGGGCGGGGTCGCGGCGGGCGACACCTTGCCGGTCGAGGTCTTGATCACGTGCCCGCCGGCGATCAGCGCCAGCCAGGACGCCCGCCGGACGTTGTCCAGGGTCGCCAGCTCGCCGGTCTCCAGGATGACCTTGAGGTGGGCGGCGCCGCAGGCCTCCCGGATCGCCACGATCTCGTCGTACACCTGCAGGTAGCGGCCGGAGAGGAAGGCGCCGCGGTCGATGACCATGTCGATCTCGTCCGCGCCGGTCGCGACGGCGTCGCGGACGTCGTCGAGCTTGACCGCCAGGCTGGCCCGCCCGGACGGGAAGGCGGTGGCGACGCTGGCGACCTTCACCGTCGACCCGGCCAGCTCGGTCTTCGCGATCCCGACCAGGTCGGGATAGATGCAGATCGCGGCGACCGGCGGCGTGCTGGGATCAGTGGGGTCGGGGTGGCGGCCCTTGGCGCACAGCGCCCGGACCTTGCCCGCGGTGTCGGCACCTTCCAGCGTGGTGAGGTCGACGCAGCGGATCGCCAGGTCCAACGCGTACCGCTTCGAGGCCTTCTTGATGCTCCGGGTCGCCAGCGCGGCCGCCCGGGCCTCGGCGCCGACCTGGTCCACCCCCGGCAGTCCGTGCAGGAACCGGCGCAGCGTCGCGTCGTCCCGCACCACATCCCCGTACGCCTCGACGATCCCGGTCATGCTGCCGAGCCTATGCGCTCGCCGCCGCGGGCCCAGGCCTTGACCACCGACCAGGCCAGCGGGAGCGGGACCGTGCCGGAGCCGAGGCCGACGTCGACGAGCAGGTCGAAGACGTCGCCGCGGCGGGCCGCGGTCGCGATCGCCGCGTCCATGAACCGGGACGACTGCGACGCCCGGGCCAGCACGTCGGTGGTGCGCAGGTGGTTGCCGAGCGCCTCCTTCAGCCCGAACCGGTACGCGCCGAGCGGGTTCGAGGGCGCGCCGACCGCCGCAGTCCCGGCCAGCCGGCCGGACACCAGCGCGTAGTAGATGCCCTCGCCGGTGAGCGGGTTGATCAGGCTGGCCGCGTCGCCGGCCAGCAGCACCCGCCCGCGCCCGGGGGTGGCCGGGCGACCGGTCGACAACGGCAGGTGGTGGGCCAGCAGGTCGCGACCGGTGAGGTCGGGCAACAATGCCTTGAGCCGGCCGTGCAGCACCTGCCGGCCGGGGCCCTCGGCCGCGTGCAGCTTGGGCAGCAGCATGCCGAAGCCGATGTTCGCGGTCCCGTCGCCAATCGGGAACGACCAGGCGTACGCGGGCCAGCCCTGCTTCTGCATCGCGATGAACTGGGCGCCGTCGGCCCGCTCGCTGTCCGGCGGCAGGTCGGCGTACCCGCGGACGGCGATCGCGGTGTGCTTCTCCTTGCCGGCCGGGATGCCGAGCAGCTTCCGGATGCCGGAGTTGGCACCGTCCGCGGCGACGACGGCCTTGGCCTCGATCCCGTCGACGGTGACGGTCCCGGCGGACTGGGTGATCTCGCGCACCCGGTGCTTGCGCACCTCGACCCCGGCGGCCCGGGCGGCGTCGACCAGCCGGGCGTCGAAGACCTTGCGCGGCACCACGTGGTTGGGCCGGGCCGCGTACGCGGAGACGGTCGCGCCGCCGGGGGAGATCACCGACAGCTTCGTGCTCGGCGTGTAGTCGGCGATGAGGTCCGGCACGCCCAGCTTGGCCAGCACGTCCCGGCCGTGCGCGGCGATGCCGTCCCCGCAGGCCTTGTCCCGCGGGAAGTCGGCCCGATCCAGCAGCAGCACCCGTGCGTCCGGCTTGCGCAGCCGGGCGGCCAGCGCCGCCGCCGATCCGGCCGGGCCGCCGCCGACCACCACCAGGTCCCAGGTCTCGTCCACGGATACGAGCCTGCCACGGGAGCCGATACTGTGCCGGTCTGTGCAGACCCTCGTCGTGGACCACCCGCTCGCCGCCGCCCGGCTGACCACCCTCCGCGATGAGCGGACGGACAACACCGGCTTCCGGGTCGCGCTCAAGGAACTGGCGACCATGCTGGTCTACGAGGCGACCCGCAACCTCCCGACCGAGCCGGTCCCGGTGACCACGCCGGTCGGACCCGCGGTCGGCGCGCGCCCGGCCAACCCGCCGCTGCTGGTCCCGGTGCTGCGGGCCGGGCTGGGGATGGCCGAGGCCGCGCTCGGGCTGCTGCCCGAGGCCCAGATGGGCTTCGTCGGGCTGGCCCGGGACGAGGTGACGTTCGCGCCCCGGGCGTACCTGGAGTCGCTGCCGGCGTCGCTGGCCGGGCGGCCGGTGATCGTGCTCGACCCGATGCTCGCCACCGGCGGCTCGCTGCTGCACTGCTGCCGGCTGCTGACCGACCGCGGCTGCGAGGACATCACCGTGGTCTGCGTGCTGGTCGCGCCGGAGGGCCGGCGGGCGCTGGAGGACAGCGGGCTGCCGCTGACCCTGGTCACCGCGTCGATCGACGAGCGGCTGAACGACAAGGCGTACATCGTGCCGGGGCTCGGCGACGCCGGCGACCGCCAGTTCGGCGCCGTCTAGAGACGCGCCGCGCTCGGCCCGCAGCCGGGCGCCGGGGTCCCGCCCGCGGTCGCGCTTCGGCGACGGTCGGGCCCGGTGGCGCCGGGGCCCTAGACCCGGAGGCGGGGGGCGAGCTCGGTGCGGAGGCGGTCGAGGTCGGCGGTCGCGGTCGCCCGGTCCGCCACCACCACCTCCAGGTACGCCTTGAGCTTCGGCTCGGTCCCGCTCGGCCGGACCACCACCCGGACCCCGTCCGCGCTCAGCCGCAGCACGTCCGCCTCCGGCCGCAGGTCCTCCGCGGTCGCCGCCCGGCCCAGCAGCGTCCCCGGCGGGTCGGCCCGCAGCGCCGTCATCAGCTCCCCGATCAGGCCGAGGTCCGCGACCCG includes:
- a CDS encoding YciI family protein, which translates into the protein MKYLLIIHNNPALFETLPAEELDAMVGAHVPFQAALKETGELVGFAALTDPSQARVVRTPVAAAPVVTDGPYLEAKEYLAGFYVVDAETPERAAEIAAMMPEAAYGGVEVRAVMEDAGLEM
- a CDS encoding sigma-70 family RNA polymerase sigma factor, with amino-acid sequence MSADRAVEDLLRELAPQVLGVLARRYGQFDACEDAVQDALLEAATAWTVPPGNPRGWLLTVATRRLTDGWRSESARRRREVTAARQEPDPAEAPAADDTLTLLLLCCHPALSAPSQLALTLRAVGGLTTAEIAAAFLVPEPTMAQRISRAKKAIRGDRFVLPPPDVLPDRLRVVEQVLYLVFNEGYAASSGPDLQRAELTAEAIRLTRLLRDQLPKDPEIAGLLALMLLTDSRRAARTDADGRLVPLSEQDRECWDRALIAEGVALVEQTLATTRRLGPYQLQAAIAATHAEAARDEDTDWPQVVALYRLLAEVAPNPMVTLNSAVAVAMVDGPEAGLALLDDLPELAGHHRLAAVRAHLLERAGSDAEAGAAYRLAARRTTSLPERRYLESRAARLG
- a CDS encoding alpha/beta fold hydrolase, translating into MVLVGGAFNDRGTVAGLAAALAPDRTGWTYDRRGRGGSGPLGPWPGPEEAARREIEDLAAVVAAAGDDVAVIGHSSGAILALEAAVAGIAGSPDYPGMLALAPTLAYDAAICGPGAALDPARLARIAEPALVLDGGYCPEWMRAGAVAAAKAIPGAIYETVPGEDHAILQRPEVFAAALRQSSVT
- the deoC gene encoding deoxyribose-phosphate aldolase, giving the protein MTGIVEAYGDVVRDDATLRRFLHGLPGVDQVGAEARAAALATRSIKKASKRYALDLAIRCVDLTTLEGADTAGKVRALCAKGRHPDPTDPSTPPVAAICIYPDLVGIAKTELAGSTVKVASVATAFPSGRASLAVKLDDVRDAVATGADEIDMVIDRGAFLSGRYLQVYDEIVAIREACGAAHLKVILETGELATLDNVRRASWLALIAGGHVIKTSTGKVSPAATPPVSLVMLEAVRDYALATGERRGVKLAGGIRTAKEAVRYLVQVNEVAGPEWLDPDLFRFGASSLLNDLILQRQKERTGAYSGPDYVTLD
- a CDS encoding geranylgeranyl reductase family protein — protein: MDETWDLVVVGGGPAGSAAALAARLRKPDARVLLLDRADFPRDKACGDGIAAHGRDVLAKLGVPDLIADYTPSTKLSVISPGGATVSAYAARPNHVVPRKVFDARLVDAARAAGVEVRKHRVREITQSAGTVTVDGIEAKAVVAADGANSGIRKLLGIPAGKEKHTAIAVRGYADLPPDSERADGAQFIAMQKQGWPAYAWSFPIGDGTANIGFGMLLPKLHAAEGPGRQVLHGRLKALLPDLTGRDLLAHHLPLSTGRPATPGRGRVLLAGDAASLINPLTGEGIYYALVSGRLAGTAAVGAPSNPLGAYRFGLKEALGNHLRTTDVLARASQSSRFMDAAIATAARRGDVFDLLVDVGLGSGTVPLPLAWSVVKAWARGGERIGSAA
- the upp gene encoding uracil phosphoribosyltransferase; the encoded protein is MQTLVVDHPLAAARLTTLRDERTDNTGFRVALKELATMLVYEATRNLPTEPVPVTTPVGPAVGARPANPPLLVPVLRAGLGMAEAALGLLPEAQMGFVGLARDEVTFAPRAYLESLPASLAGRPVIVLDPMLATGGSLLHCCRLLTDRGCEDITVVCVLVAPEGRRALEDSGLPLTLVTASIDERLNDKAYIVPGLGDAGDRQFGAV